In one Alphaproteobacteria bacterium SS10 genomic region, the following are encoded:
- a CDS encoding NIPSNAP family protein: MITCYIQYELNPNKIPEFEHYARLWIPLVEKFGGQHHGYFLPHQSANDLAVALFSFPSLAAYEEYRKASMQDADCQAAFKYAEETDCIRRYDRQFLRPLDA, translated from the coding sequence ATGATTACCTGCTATATTCAATATGAGCTGAACCCCAATAAAATCCCTGAGTTTGAGCATTACGCGCGGCTTTGGATTCCGTTGGTGGAAAAGTTTGGTGGCCAGCACCACGGCTATTTCCTGCCCCATCAGAGTGCAAATGATCTAGCCGTCGCCCTGTTCTCGTTCCCGTCGCTCGCGGCCTATGAGGAATATCGGAAGGCAAGCATGCAGGATGCCGACTGCCAGGCGGCTTTCAAATATGCAGAAGAGACCGACTGTATCCGTCGGTATGATAGACAGTTCCTCCGGCCCCTAGACGCTTAA
- a CDS encoding OmpW family protein — translation MRFVKTIPGLAITLGLALSAVAYTGDARASEPFVGKQAGDFMIRARGILVEPDEDASIDTIGGTVDIDEQFVPEVDFSYFITDHIALELIAAVTPHDVTATNTSLGNVDLGDVLLLPPTLTLQYHMLPEKRFSPYVGAGVNATFFIDDDVPSGGPVNSIDYDPSVGFALQAGVDYFITDNILLNFDVKKVFINTDVDVNTALGTIGADVDIDPWIIGVGVGWKF, via the coding sequence ATGCGGTTCGTTAAGACAATCCCTGGCCTTGCCATCACTTTGGGTTTGGCCCTATCGGCTGTTGCCTATACCGGCGACGCTCGGGCCTCCGAGCCGTTTGTCGGTAAGCAGGCTGGCGACTTCATGATCCGTGCTCGCGGTATCCTGGTTGAGCCGGATGAAGATGCGAGCATCGATACAATCGGTGGCACCGTGGATATCGATGAGCAATTCGTGCCTGAAGTCGATTTCTCATACTTCATCACCGACCACATCGCGCTTGAGCTAATTGCGGCGGTGACCCCACATGATGTGACGGCCACCAATACCAGCCTCGGCAATGTGGATTTGGGTGACGTTCTGCTGCTGCCGCCGACCCTCACGCTGCAGTATCACATGCTGCCAGAAAAGCGGTTCAGCCCGTATGTGGGGGCAGGTGTTAACGCGACCTTCTTCATCGATGATGATGTGCCCTCAGGCGGTCCGGTGAACAGCATCGACTATGACCCAAGTGTTGGGTTCGCCCTGCAGGCCGGTGTCGATTACTTCATCACCGACAACATCCTGCTGAACTTTGATGTGAAGAAGGTCTTCATCAACACCGATGTGGATGTGAATACCGCCCTCGGCACCATCGGCGCCGATGTGGATATCGATCCATGGATCATCGGTGTGGGTGTTGGTTGGAAGTTCTGA
- a CDS encoding MoxR family ATPase, with the protein MRFEGTKDYVTTDDLQVAVNAAITLERPLLIKGEPGTGKTVLAHEVAKALGAPMIEWHIKSTTKAQHGLYEYDAVRRLRDGQLGDERVQDIANYIVRGKLWEALESDVRPVLLIDEIDKADIEFPNDLLQELDRMEFYVHETQQTVTAKHRPIVFITSNNEKELPDAFLRRCFFHYIKFPDAETMAEIVEVHFPDLRDRLLKEALTAFYELREVPGLKKPPSTSELLDWIKLLMVEEIDPEVLRSSDAKSVLPPLYGALLKTEQDVHQLERLAFLHRREQG; encoded by the coding sequence ATGCGTTTTGAGGGTACGAAGGATTACGTCACCACCGACGATCTGCAGGTGGCAGTCAATGCCGCGATCACGCTGGAGCGGCCCCTATTGATCAAGGGGGAGCCGGGGACAGGCAAAACTGTCCTGGCCCATGAGGTGGCGAAGGCGCTCGGCGCGCCGATGATTGAGTGGCACATCAAATCCACCACCAAGGCCCAGCATGGCCTTTATGAGTATGACGCGGTGCGCCGCCTCCGCGATGGCCAGCTGGGTGATGAACGGGTTCAGGATATCGCCAACTACATCGTGCGTGGCAAGCTATGGGAAGCGCTTGAGAGTGATGTTCGCCCGGTCCTACTGATCGATGAGATTGATAAGGCGGATATCGAGTTCCCCAACGATCTGCTGCAAGAGCTGGATCGCATGGAATTCTATGTCCATGAGACGCAGCAGACGGTGACGGCGAAGCATCGGCCAATCGTCTTCATCACCTCCAATAATGAGAAAGAGCTGCCCGACGCATTCTTGCGCCGCTGCTTCTTCCACTACATCAAGTTTCCGGATGCGGAGACGATGGCCGAGATCGTCGAGGTGCATTTCCCGGACCTGCGCGACCGCCTGCTTAAAGAGGCGCTCACCGCCTTCTATGAGCTGCGCGAGGTGCCTGGCCTGAAGAAGCCGCCATCCACCTCCGAATTGTTGGATTGGATTAAGCTTCTGATGGTTGAGGAAATCGATCCAGAGGTGCTGCGGTCTTCGGATGCTAAATCTGTCCTGCCCCCGCTCTACGGCGCGTTGCTGAAGACTGAGCAGGATGTGCATCAGCTAGAGCGTCTCGCCTTCCTACACCGGCGTGAGCAGGGCTAG
- a CDS encoding ion transporter produces MRAKARAVISHPLWERGVIALIIINAIILGMETVPSVMADIGATLLFIDHIILWMFVVELTVRLYVHRSRFFRDPWSLFDTFVVGIAFIPDGGAFSVLRALRVLRVLRLISAIPSMRRVVAGLLAAIPGMTSIFGLMLIFFYVAAVMATNLFGESNPPLFGNLATSAFTLFQVMTLEGWSDEIVRPVMDNHPYAWAFFVPFILLATFTMLNLFIAVMVSAIQIEQDEAQHEIEAIVHDDREEILREIRALRDQLNRLEQSNGSQ; encoded by the coding sequence CTGCGTGCTAAGGCGCGCGCGGTGATCAGCCATCCGCTCTGGGAGCGTGGGGTGATCGCATTGATCATCATCAACGCCATTATCCTTGGCATGGAGACGGTGCCGAGTGTCATGGCCGATATCGGCGCGACCTTGCTCTTCATTGATCACATCATTCTCTGGATGTTTGTGGTTGAGTTAACCGTCCGCCTTTATGTCCATCGCTCCCGGTTCTTCCGTGATCCGTGGAGCTTGTTTGACACCTTTGTCGTCGGCATCGCCTTTATTCCCGATGGCGGCGCATTCTCTGTGCTTCGTGCGCTCCGGGTTTTGCGGGTTTTGCGCCTGATTTCCGCGATCCCGTCCATGCGTCGGGTCGTGGCGGGCCTGTTGGCGGCAATCCCAGGCATGACCTCGATTTTCGGCCTGATGCTGATCTTCTTCTATGTCGCGGCGGTTATGGCAACCAACCTGTTTGGTGAGAGTAACCCGCCGCTCTTCGGCAATCTCGCCACCTCTGCCTTTACCCTGTTTCAGGTCATGACCCTTGAGGGGTGGTCGGATGAGATTGTGCGCCCGGTGATGGATAATCACCCCTATGCCTGGGCGTTCTTCGTGCCCTTCATCCTGCTCGCCACCTTCACGATGTTGAACTTGTTCATTGCCGTGATGGTCAGTGCGATCCAGATTGAACAGGATGAGGCGCAGCATGAGATCGAGGCCATCGTTCATGATGACCGAGAGGAAATCCTGCGTGAAATCCGCGCCCTGCGCGATCAACTGAACCGGCTTGAGCAATCAAACGGCAGCCAATAG